The Acidobacteriota bacterium genome contains the following window.
CGGTACAGGCGCGTGTCGCTGCCGGACGCGGCCGTGTAGGAATTGAAGTAGGCCAGACGGGAGCCGCCGTGGGGGGAGACCCCCGAGGGGTGGACGGTGGAGGCGGAGGTCGCCCAGTTCCCCGAGGTGCCGCTCACGTCCGTCTGGGCCCAACCGGAGGGCAGGCCCGGCGGCGTGGCGCTCTCGAAGCCCTCGGAGAAAAAGACCGTCCCGTTGCTCAGACTGTAGCCGGGTGCGTTGCACGTGGTCCCGTTGGGCGTCAGGTGGAAGCTCATGTTCACGTCGCCCGTGATGGGACCCACGGTGGCCTGGTAAGTCTGGTAGCCGGGGACATACGCCGATACGGTGATGTCGTAACTCGCACCGGCGGGGAGCTGGAGGGTGCACGTTCCCGTCACCGGGTCCGTCCAAATCGCGCCGTAGGGGTAGCCGCTGACGGTGAGCGAGGCGTAGAGGGGCCAAGAGGTGTTGGTGTCCAGAACCCAGATGGAAACTTGGTGGAGCGGGGATGAAGACAGCGAGAAATTCTGGATCGTCACCGCCGACTCGGTCACGGTGACCCCGTTGGCCGTCTGGGTCACGAACCCCCACCCGCTCACCGTCACCGTGTACGTGCCCACGGGAAGGGTCATGCTGTACGTCCCGTTTCCGTTCGTGGTCACCTGGACGGTGGTGCTGGCCGAAGTGGCCGTGACCCTGGCGCCGGGAATCGGCAGTCCCGAGGCGGAACTCGACACGGTGCCCTGAAGCGTCCCCTCCGGACCCGTCGTGCAGTTGGGGAACTTGAAGGCGCCGACCCTCGTGAGCCACGGCGCCGAGGCCGTGGTGGCTCCGATGTACTCCTGGGTGTACCAGAAGGTGCAATCGTCCGTGGGGTCGATGCTCAGGGTGCTGTAGTCCCCCCAGCGGTAGGAGCCGCCCGTTTGGACTCCCGGCCCGCCGACCATGAGGGAAGATTCTCCCTGGGTCAACTCCCCGGGCGGATCGCCCGATAGCCTCCCCGCATAGCGGATCGAGGGATACACGGACCCCGAGGAGACGCTGTAGCCCACGGCCAGGTTGCCCATGTGGTCCATGGCGGCGCTGCCCATCCAGCGGTGTTCCGTGTCGGCGGGGGCAAAGGTGCCCTCCTGGTGGACGCTCCACGAGCCGCCAAAGCGCCGCAGCTCGAACCAGCGCACGCCGGCCCGGCCGCTGCCCGCGTCCACGGTCATGTTCACGACCGCCGATTCGTAGGAGCCCTTGTTCCGGTAGTTGAGCCGGTACATCAGGCGGTCTCCGATTTCGTCCAGCCCCACCGAGGTCCCCGGCTGGGGGATGCAGTCCCGGGTGGAGGGGCACAGGACCGTGAAGGGAGTCACGTCGAGGATCTGGTTGGGCTCGAAGGAGGCCAGGCCCAGCGTGGAGTTGGCCGGCGTGTCCCAATCCACGCGGCATTCCCAGATGCGCAGGGCGTCGTTGGAATACCCGGGGATCCAGGTCCCGTCGTCCACCTCCATGATGTAGTTCGGCGTTCCCGCAAGGGGGGCGTTCCACGTGGATTCCATGTGGGACGGGAGCATGCCGCCGTAGTTGAGGTTGACCGCCCCGATATCGAAGTACTGGAAGGTGGCCGAGGGGTCCCCGGCCAGCATCTTCTCCCTGTCGAAGACCACCACCCCGGCGCCGCCCCAGGAGCTGGCGTTGACGAACTGGTTGATCGTCATGTAGTAGCCGTCGGGCCACACGCCGAACTTGGGGTAGTCGTTCATCTTGGTCGTGCTGAGCTGGAAGCAGTAGAGATACCAGGAACCGAGCGGGTCGCTCGTGGCCGACACGGCGATGGCCTGATAGTAGGGCCCCGGAACCACGAACTGGCTGATGAGCCACCGGTCCGCCAGGGCGTCATAGAGAACGATGGGGTCCCCGTCGTTGTTGGTGGCGCAGGCGCCTCCCAGGGAGGCCCAGATCGTGTTGCCGTCCACGGGGCCGAAGAGGGAGGTCCCGTTCTTGTCCCAGATCTGGAGGGACAGGTTCACCCACTGGATGTAGTGGTTCGGTCCCACGTCGCCTTCGGTGTCGGGCGGGTAGACGCCGTTGAGGTTGCTGATCCCCTCCCACTGTTTGGAGGGCGCGGGCATGGAGCCGAGGCCGGGCCAGGACTGGACCACCGCATCCGGAGCGGCGGGCAGGTGGGAGGCGCCGGGATTCTTCTGCTTGGGCAGCGGGGGGTTCTCGGGACCCTGCCTGGATTCGGCCTCGGGGTTGAAGGCCCGGGGGGGCGGAGGGGCGAGGTCTCTCAGGGGCGGGGACACGGCGAACTTTTGAGCCCGGCCCACAACGGGCGTGAGCGATGTGCGGGAACCCGCGCCCTGGTTGGGTTCGTCCGCCCAGGAGAAGGGCATTCCCAGAACCAGGGCGAACGCCACCGCGAGCCAGGTCAACCTGAACCGATGCATGGCCACCTCCAGACCACCGTGCGGCATGGAGCGCGATTCCCACGCCCTCTCGTGCCGCGGGGCCTTGCGGATCCCGTCCGGCGGGATGATCCACTTTCATTCTAATGCCTCCGGTCGTCCGTGTCACGGAATCCCATGCCGCCTCCTCGGTTCTGGATCTTCCGGCCCTCGCCCCCCCTTTTTTGTAACGGCTCCGGACCGGGGCTACAATGCCGCGGTGGAGGCAACGATGCGGAAAGCGATGCTTGTTTCCGGGGCCGCTCTTCTCTCTTCGGCGTGGCTCCTCGCCACGGCCTGCGCTCTCCTTCCTACCCGAATCGGCGACATCGTCCGGGAGCCCGGGCGCTTTGAGAACCACACGGTGACCGTGAGGGGGGAGGTGCTTTCGGCCACGAAGCTGCCCTTCATGGACCAGGGGTTCTACGTCCTGAGGGACGCCACCGGTGAAATCACCGTGGTGACTCGGGGCGCGCTTCCCGCCGAGGGCCAGAAGAAGCGGGTGACCGGAAAGGTCCAGAGCACCTTCAAGGTGATGGGGAAATCCCTGGGAGTCGTCCTTCAAGAGGGAGGCTGACCCCCCGGTTCGCCCTTCGCCTCTTCGGGTTACAGAGCGCCCAAGGTTGCATCTCTGAAGGGGAGGCGGCGAGTCGGCGCCCGTGGGAGGACCGCATGGCCACGAAACAGACCTATGGAATCTACGTTCGCTCCACCAAGACCTTCGAGGATGCTCTGGAGGCCCTCAGGGAGGCCCTGGGAGCAAACGGCTTCGGCGTCCTTTGGGAAATCGACGTGCAAGCCACGATGAAGAAGAAGCTCGGCGTGGAGTTCCCCCCGTACATGATCCTCGGCGCCTGCAACGCGCCCGTGGCGCACCAGGCCCTCTCGGCCGAGCCCAACATCGGCCTGCTCCTTCCCTGCAACGTGATCGTCCGCAAGGACGGAGACGGGATTCTCTTGGGGGCCATCTCCCCCCACGCCCTCATGGGGCTCACCGGTCGCGAGGGGCTCGAGCCTTTCGCGGACCACGTGGCTTCCGTCCTGGAGAAGGTCCTGGAAGCGGCCCGTTGATTCGCCCGCAGGCGCGCCCTAAAGACGCCTGACGTACACCTGGGAGGCGAGGTCCCGGTCCACGGCGAACTGGGATTCGCCGCTCCGGAAGACGATGGAAGGGGTCTTCCGGACGAGTTGGATGCCGTCCCCCGGGTGGATGCCCATGGACAGGAACTTCTGAAGATCTTCCCCGTGGGGGGTGGCCAGGTAGGCGATGACCCCCGACTCCCCGGCCTTCAGGGCATGCAGGGGCGCCACCACGGGATCCACGCTGGAGCGAGCGGCCCGGCAGCAAGGTCCTTCGGGGATGCGGTTTCCGTGGGGACACACGCGGGGGTGGCCGAGGAAGGTGCAGACCTTCTCGGCGAGCCCCTCCACCAGGGAGTGTTCCAGGCGACAGGCATCCTCCTCGGCGTTTTCCTGCCTTTCCCCCATGAGGTCCGCCAGGAGTCTCTCGGCCAGGCGGTGCCTTCGGATGGCCCTGCGGGCGAGGTCCAGCCCCACCGGCGTGAGGGCTGCCCCGTCCGCACTCACCCACCCTCGCTCCGAGAAACCGAGGTCGGTCACCTGGGAGCGCGCCGAAGGGTCGAGGGCGGCTCCTTCCTCCTGGTGCTGCCAGAGCTGTTCCAGAAGTTCCTGTTCCGCTTCGGTGATTTCAGTTTGATGAACCATGGATCAGACCCCTCCAGCGCTCCCTGATGGCGCTCCAGGCGTCCCGGAGGGGACGCTGGTTCTCGTATCCGCAGTGCGGGCACCGCGCCTTGCCGCACCCGGCGGAGACGAGGGCGCACGCCCGGCAAGCGTCCTGCGCACTGTCCGGTTCAAACTCACGCCCGCAGAGGCCGCACCGCATCAAAGGACCACCCCCCACAAGCTCAGGCCGGTCTTGAGAAGCCACCCCACGGAGAAGGCCGCCACCAGGATGGTCGCGGACATGGCCAGGGTGGCGGGCCACCCCCGCTCCTTCCGCATCACGAGGAACTGGGCGATGCAAGGGAGGAAGAGAGTGAGGACCACCGTCGCGACGAGAAGTTGCGCTCCCGTCAACCCGCCGGCGGATTGGAGATCGTACAGGCCCGCCGCGCCGTAGTCCCTGCGGAAGAACCCGAAGAGAAACGCGGTGGCCGCCTGGGGCGGCAGTCCGAGGAACCCCACCACGGGCTCCAGGGCCGCGACGAGGAGGGGGAAGAACCCTGTCACCGTCCCCAGCCAGATGAGAAGCGAGGCCACCAGGAAGAGGGGGACGATCTCGAGAAAATACCATCCCATCCGGCT
Protein-coding sequences here:
- a CDS encoding metal-dependent transcriptional regulator; translation: MVHQTEITEAEQELLEQLWQHQEEGAALDPSARSQVTDLGFSERGWVSADGAALTPVGLDLARRAIRRHRLAERLLADLMGERQENAEEDACRLEHSLVEGLAEKVCTFLGHPRVCPHGNRIPEGPCCRAARSSVDPVVAPLHALKAGESGVIAYLATPHGEDLQKFLSMGIHPGDGIQLVRKTPSIVFRSGESQFAVDRDLASQVYVRRL
- a CDS encoding DUF302 domain-containing protein, producing MATKQTYGIYVRSTKTFEDALEALREALGANGFGVLWEIDVQATMKKKLGVEFPPYMILGACNAPVAHQALSAEPNIGLLLPCNVIVRKDGDGILLGAISPHALMGLTGREGLEPFADHVASVLEKVLEAAR